Proteins encoded together in one Candidatus Eremiobacterota bacterium window:
- a CDS encoding radical SAM protein — MEFTSALLIYPHAGKTKTSYHYYPPLGLEIIGTVLEKAGIPVTIVDLRHEETFVPLVKKGNGAMVAVSINWDFELPALSAIIEQVPEENTIIVGGRTATAYVEEIFQQHPRVSCIVRGDGEESIREIAEGKNFEAIDGISFRKNGTVVHNENRNLKAIDNSIIVNRGLRRYDYTNKEIGITVDLISTSRGCPFHCKFCNFNNNPLGQKRNWTGRSPESVVEELMTIDAPVILITDDNFAANVKRVEKICDLIIEKGLKKNFMAAVRLDVGKHPDVLEKMYKAGIRILTIGIESASDRVLKLMNKGFDTAEALKALRTISSYKFFVHGFFMVGYFTETKEEMLRIPQFAAKSRIDTIETFTLMTDKYSPLNTLINDYPDYHVKEIDDIKYIFSDKYEVNDLIDIKDQITMRFYTPWKYVKIIKKLSGMGIIKMHHIINFAVMGIKRAIIPIFYKKKIRKTATDLQAAME, encoded by the coding sequence ATGGAATTTACAAGTGCTTTGCTCATTTACCCTCATGCGGGAAAAACGAAAACCAGCTACCATTACTATCCACCGCTGGGGCTGGAAATCATCGGGACAGTCCTGGAGAAAGCCGGCATTCCCGTCACCATTGTAGACCTCAGGCATGAAGAGACTTTTGTTCCCCTGGTAAAAAAAGGCAATGGCGCCATGGTTGCAGTCTCGATCAACTGGGACTTTGAGCTCCCCGCACTTTCAGCAATCATCGAGCAGGTGCCTGAAGAGAATACCATCATCGTGGGAGGCAGAACAGCCACTGCCTATGTTGAAGAAATTTTTCAGCAGCATCCCAGGGTTTCATGCATCGTAAGAGGCGATGGAGAGGAGAGCATCAGGGAGATTGCAGAGGGAAAGAATTTTGAAGCCATTGATGGCATTTCATTCAGGAAAAACGGCACGGTAGTTCATAATGAGAACCGGAACCTGAAGGCAATTGACAACAGCATTATCGTGAACAGGGGACTTCGCAGGTACGATTATACCAATAAAGAAATCGGGATTACCGTCGATCTCATCTCAACTTCCCGAGGGTGTCCTTTTCATTGCAAATTCTGTAATTTCAATAATAACCCGCTGGGGCAGAAAAGAAACTGGACGGGAAGATCTCCCGAATCTGTCGTGGAAGAATTAATGACCATCGATGCCCCGGTCATATTGATCACCGATGACAACTTTGCCGCAAATGTCAAGCGTGTCGAAAAAATCTGTGACCTCATCATTGAGAAAGGGCTGAAGAAAAATTTCATGGCTGCAGTTCGCCTTGATGTGGGCAAGCATCCCGATGTTCTTGAGAAAATGTATAAGGCGGGAATAAGAATTCTCACCATTGGAATCGAATCGGCAAGTGACCGCGTATTAAAACTGATGAACAAGGGATTTGATACCGCCGAAGCATTAAAGGCTTTACGCACAATAAGCAGTTACAAATTCTTTGTCCACGGTTTTTTCATGGTGGGCTATTTTACGGAAACCAAGGAAGAAATGCTCCGCATTCCTCAGTTTGCCGCAAAATCCAGAATTGATACCATCGAAACATTCACTCTCATGACCGATAAGTATTCCCCGTTGAATACTCTCATCAATGACTATCCCGACTATCATGTGAAAGAGATTGATGATATCAAGTATATTTTTTCTGATAAATACGAGGTCAATGATTTGATAGACATCAAGGATCAGATTACCATGAGGTTTTATACCCCCTGGAAGTATGTGAAGATTATAAAGAAACTTTCTGGAATGGGTATTATAAAGATGCATCATATTATTAATTTTGCCGTAATGGGGATAAAAAGAGCCATAATACCCATATTTTATAAGAAAAAAATCAGAAAAACCGCGACAGACTTACAGGCTGCAATGGAATGA
- a CDS encoding STAS domain-containing protein, with protein MEDSMVAISPCTLDQAIKIIHLPAKIDSSTAEKVTSEAMAAFEGNPGGILFNLKEVTFVSSAGIRMFIMAYKKAKAEGIKIAMIHVHPNVYKIFKVAALDSEFNICDSEAQALKEVWLLQS; from the coding sequence ATGGAAGACAGCATGGTCGCCATAAGTCCCTGCACACTGGATCAGGCAATCAAGATAATTCATCTTCCCGCAAAAATTGATTCAAGCACCGCGGAAAAGGTTACTTCAGAGGCCATGGCCGCCTTTGAAGGGAATCCGGGAGGTATTCTTTTCAATTTGAAGGAGGTCACCTTCGTAAGCAGCGCGGGAATAAGGATGTTCATCATGGCTTACAAAAAGGCTAAAGCCGAGGGTATCAAGATAGCCATGATACATGTTCATCCCAATGTCTATAAAATCTTCAAAGTGGCAGCCCTCGACAGTGAATTCAATATCTGTGACAGCGAGGCCCAGGCGCTGAAAGAGGTCTGGCTCCTGCAGTC
- a CDS encoding DUF2092 domain-containing protein, translated as MMNTPRTFFPLLLLAAVTLLLLPCPARAEVNSSQPFKDELMAHGLYDRMVRAFRTAGSLSYTVAFRWESDGRELSRARYKLWMKKPNFARIEGYDADGALKSTLVGDGKFFWIFWPGKRPCWSYEDEEAYRATSEKRYMKTPAPQGCHSLGHSVGKMDFGIPITILDPSIFHGSNDSLQAHIDAMRLCGEEKVQGEKCALIEVSYLKGQRRQFYWIAKSTSLPLKIKQVISVNKIVTMSEELSEMKLNGEIPGVSFSWSPPAGWEEWQEPSVETGLLKKGTAAPDFSFPLLTGGTFTLSEQKGKTVWLIFWRYG; from the coding sequence ATGATGAACACGCCTCGCACCTTTTTTCCCTTGCTCCTGCTGGCGGCAGTGACACTCCTTCTTCTGCCCTGCCCTGCCCGGGCAGAGGTGAACTCATCGCAGCCCTTCAAGGATGAGCTGATGGCTCATGGGCTTTATGACAGGATGGTAAGGGCATTCAGAACTGCCGGTTCTCTCTCTTACACCGTCGCTTTTCGCTGGGAAAGTGATGGCAGGGAGCTTTCCCGCGCCCGCTACAAGCTATGGATGAAAAAGCCCAATTTTGCCCGCATCGAGGGATATGATGCGGACGGCGCCCTGAAGAGCACCCTCGTGGGCGACGGAAAGTTCTTCTGGATTTTCTGGCCCGGGAAAAGACCCTGCTGGAGCTATGAAGATGAAGAGGCTTACCGTGCGACTTCCGAAAAAAGATACATGAAGACGCCTGCCCCCCAGGGGTGCCATTCACTTGGCCACTCCGTGGGGAAAATGGACTTCGGAATCCCCATCACCATATTGGATCCCAGCATCTTCCACGGGAGCAACGATTCCCTCCAGGCTCACATTGACGCCATGAGGCTCTGCGGCGAAGAGAAGGTACAGGGTGAAAAGTGCGCCCTCATCGAGGTGAGCTATCTTAAGGGCCAGAGGAGGCAGTTCTACTGGATTGCAAAAAGCACGTCGCTGCCGCTGAAAATCAAGCAGGTCATCTCTGTGAATAAAATCGTCACGATGAGCGAGGAGCTTTCAGAGATGAAGCTGAACGGCGAGATTCCCGGGGTGTCCTTCTCCTGGTCGCCTCCTGCAGGGTGGGAGGAATGGCAGGAGCCCTCTGTGGAAACGGGTCTCCTTAAAAAAGGAACTGCGGCGCCTGATTTCTCCTTCCCCCTCCTCACGGGCGGCACCTTCACCCTTTCCGAGCAGAAAGGGAAAACGGTATGGCTCATCTTCTGGCGCTATGGCTGA
- a CDS encoding WD40 repeat domain-containing protein — MKGAMDKGQSMKQLKQPVSPRGGLWVFLLLSGVFFFCAHETGALEDLSRREVRETIIGRLYPTVCDYLAISPNLRHFAYGRKHNDTLKESLVYDGKVLGTYDSITSEWLVFSPDSRRLAYVADSCTVVDGKKSKPYGRYDPSAMRFSPDSRRFAYAVVHAWNIWRAVIDGKESRTYTRVSDFCFSPDSRRLAFQGGRAGKEFIVLDGRDLRRYPGSKWPRFSPDSRRFACVATDGGKEFVVVDGREGKRYHSIAFDMVFSPDSRTFAYVASRGESRCAVRGDKELKWYDSVGELCFSADSKRFAYIASKGNKHRAVIDGKEGREYDRILTGYGGGIRFSPCSKRTAYVVETDSPPSKKQFAVIDGNEAGSYDSVSMPIFSADGKRAAYIAKEKGKMFIVDNGIEMKRYDKVESLVLSPDASTLIYVASLGGKQFLVVEKEESRAYDSVSCPSFSPGGLMRTCIASREGKQFFVVNGDEGKPYGRIINFQFDSPTSLHYLVEEESPPDAGYESTYIIVEEKLPLPGAIHPYSSVTREKSPLSCRRLTEWSCLLLP, encoded by the coding sequence ATGAAGGGGGCGATGGACAAGGGGCAGAGCATGAAACAATTGAAGCAGCCTGTCTCCCCTCGGGGCGGGCTATGGGTGTTCCTTCTTCTGTCAGGTGTTTTTTTCTTCTGCGCTCATGAAACCGGAGCTCTGGAAGATCTTTCCCGCCGGGAAGTGAGAGAGACCATCATTGGCCGTCTTTACCCCACTGTCTGTGATTACCTGGCGATAAGCCCCAACCTGAGGCATTTTGCCTATGGCAGGAAACATAATGATACCCTTAAGGAATCACTGGTGTATGACGGGAAAGTGCTGGGGACCTATGACAGCATCACAAGCGAATGGCTCGTGTTCAGCCCCGACAGCAGAAGGCTTGCCTATGTGGCTGATTCATGCACCGTAGTCGATGGAAAGAAAAGTAAGCCCTATGGCAGGTACGATCCCTCCGCAATGAGATTCAGCCCCGACAGCAGAAGGTTTGCCTACGCGGTGGTGCATGCATGGAATATCTGGCGTGCCGTCATTGACGGGAAAGAGAGCCGGACCTATACCCGTGTTTCAGATTTCTGCTTCAGCCCCGACAGCAGGCGCCTCGCTTTTCAGGGTGGCCGCGCGGGGAAAGAATTCATCGTGCTTGATGGCCGGGACCTCAGGCGGTACCCCGGATCGAAGTGGCCCCGCTTCAGCCCCGACAGCAGGCGGTTCGCCTGCGTGGCGACGGACGGTGGAAAAGAATTCGTGGTCGTTGACGGCAGGGAGGGAAAACGTTACCATTCCATTGCCTTTGACATGGTCTTCAGCCCCGACAGCAGAACTTTCGCCTATGTGGCTTCCCGGGGGGAGAGTCGATGCGCAGTGAGAGGGGATAAAGAACTGAAGTGGTACGATTCAGTGGGTGAACTCTGCTTCAGTGCCGATAGCAAGAGATTTGCCTATATCGCATCAAAAGGGAATAAGCACCGTGCCGTCATCGATGGGAAAGAAGGCAGGGAATATGACAGGATCCTTACCGGCTACGGTGGCGGAATAAGATTCAGCCCCTGCTCGAAAAGAACGGCTTATGTTGTCGAAACAGACAGCCCGCCTTCAAAAAAACAGTTTGCAGTCATTGACGGGAATGAAGCGGGGAGCTATGATTCAGTGTCCATGCCGATCTTCAGCGCCGATGGGAAGAGAGCCGCTTACATCGCAAAGGAAAAGGGAAAAATGTTTATCGTTGACAATGGGATAGAGATGAAGCGCTACGATAAGGTCGAATCGCTGGTCCTGAGCCCTGATGCCTCCACGTTGATATATGTGGCCTCCCTTGGGGGAAAGCAGTTCCTCGTCGTGGAGAAGGAGGAAAGCAGGGCTTACGATTCCGTCTCCTGTCCCTCTTTCAGCCCCGGTGGCCTGATGAGAACCTGTATAGCATCGCGGGAGGGAAAGCAGTTTTTCGTCGTGAATGGAGATGAAGGAAAGCCTTATGGAAGAATCATCAATTTCCAGTTTGACTCCCCGACGAGCCTCCATTACCTGGTCGAGGAGGAAAGCCCCCCTGACGCCGGGTACGAGAGCACCTATATCATTGTGGAGGAAAAACTCCCTCTCCCGGGAGCCATCCACCCCTATTCTTCGGTGACCCGTGAAAAATCACCCCTGTCCTGCAGGAGGCTCACAGAATGGAGCTGCCTGTTGCTGCCGTGA
- the speB gene encoding agmatinase — MIKVIGIPYDGNSSFMKGAAQAPRLIRSMEACGSANTFAESGQDIASGKEFEDLGDIPLPGESAAEIFQAIRQTMAGHFAQGHKIVCLGGDHSITYPVIDALTEHCKGLNILHLDAHPDLYDHYEDNPYSHASPFARIMEKGRVKSLTSAGIRTFTAHLREQAAKFGVLSIEMKDFHPGFVKSLEGPLYLSLDLDVLDPAFAPGVSHHEPGGLATRELIGIIQALEVPLVGADIVELNPSRDVNHVTAMTAYKLFKEIAAKMLPC; from the coding sequence ATGATAAAAGTAATCGGCATCCCTTACGACGGGAACTCATCGTTCATGAAGGGGGCGGCGCAGGCACCGCGGCTCATTCGGTCAATGGAAGCCTGCGGGTCGGCAAACACCTTCGCGGAGAGCGGCCAGGACATTGCCTCAGGAAAAGAGTTTGAGGACCTGGGAGACATCCCGCTGCCCGGGGAAAGCGCCGCGGAAATCTTTCAGGCAATCAGGCAGACCATGGCGGGCCACTTTGCACAGGGGCATAAAATAGTATGCCTGGGCGGAGATCACTCCATCACCTATCCCGTTATCGACGCCCTTACGGAACACTGTAAAGGCCTGAACATACTCCACCTTGACGCCCACCCTGATCTCTACGACCATTACGAAGACAATCCTTACTCCCATGCCTCGCCTTTCGCAAGGATAATGGAAAAGGGAAGGGTGAAATCCCTTACTTCCGCGGGGATCAGGACTTTTACGGCGCACCTGAGGGAGCAGGCGGCAAAATTCGGGGTCCTCTCCATAGAGATGAAAGACTTCCACCCCGGTTTCGTGAAAAGCCTTGAGGGACCTCTCTACCTCTCGCTGGACCTGGATGTCCTCGATCCCGCCTTCGCCCCGGGAGTCTCCCACCACGAGCCCGGTGGCCTCGCCACGAGGGAGCTCATAGGCATAATCCAGGCTCTGGAGGTTCCCCTTGTCGGCGCTGACATCGTGGAATTGAACCCTTCCCGCGATGTGAACCACGTGACGGCAATGACAGCCTACAAGCTGTTCAAGGAAATCGCGGCAAAAATGCTCCCCTGCTGA